Proteins found in one Microcoleus sp. FACHB-68 genomic segment:
- a CDS encoding CO2 hydration protein, translating into MTKAALKYSNHPLATYIEKLEAGDALLPDSPENVLEVVGILKSYGIVLDAYSRNLIYIAEHQFLELFPFFKYFDGEFSVKKLLQHWWHDRINFEYAEYCMKAMLWHGGGGLDAYLDSPEFSRLAEKAIQAKLKGNFLMLGLHRLFPEFLPEQIRQFAYYSGLGQFWRVMSDMFISLSDRYDRGEIKTIPQVVEHILNGLVADANKPITYSVKIGKEVYDILPKSAGLTFLTDTGVPYVEAIFFRGTPFPGTVSYNAQAAQIPADQSDFTYGALYADPLPIGGAGIPPTQLMQDMRHFIPEYLHEVYRTSCRGEDDLRVQICQTFQKSMFCVTTAAIQGLAPHPLNTSDPKQRQANRAYLESWMNRFTESRLAEVNKPDERYCQLFPER; encoded by the coding sequence ATGACAAAAGCTGCTTTAAAATATTCTAATCATCCCCTGGCAACTTACATTGAGAAATTGGAAGCTGGTGATGCACTGCTTCCAGATTCGCCAGAAAATGTGTTAGAGGTTGTGGGAATTCTTAAAAGCTACGGCATCGTTTTAGATGCTTACTCTCGCAATCTCATTTACATTGCTGAGCATCAATTTTTAGAATTATTTCCCTTTTTTAAATACTTCGACGGGGAATTTTCGGTTAAGAAGTTGCTGCAGCATTGGTGGCACGACAGAATTAATTTTGAGTACGCAGAATATTGCATGAAAGCGATGCTTTGGCATGGCGGCGGCGGTTTGGATGCTTATTTAGATTCGCCAGAATTTAGTCGGCTGGCTGAGAAAGCAATTCAGGCTAAGCTTAAGGGCAATTTTCTGATGTTGGGACTGCACCGGCTGTTTCCAGAGTTTTTGCCAGAACAGATCAGACAATTCGCTTACTATAGCGGTTTGGGTCAGTTTTGGCGGGTGATGAGTGATATGTTTATCTCCCTGTCGGATCGCTATGACAGAGGGGAAATTAAAACAATTCCCCAAGTTGTCGAGCATATTTTGAACGGTTTAGTCGCCGATGCCAATAAGCCGATTACCTATAGCGTGAAGATTGGGAAAGAAGTGTACGATATCCTTCCTAAATCTGCCGGTTTGACGTTTCTTACCGATACCGGGGTGCCTTATGTAGAGGCGATTTTCTTCCGGGGAACGCCGTTTCCGGGCACCGTTTCTTACAACGCCCAAGCTGCTCAAATTCCTGCGGATCAGAGCGATTTTACCTATGGCGCTTTGTATGCAGATCCGCTGCCTATTGGGGGTGCCGGCATTCCTCCCACCCAACTGATGCAAGATATGCGCCATTTTATCCCCGAATATTTGCATGAAGTTTACCGCACCAGTTGCCGGGGTGAAGATGATTTGCGGGTGCAAATTTGCCAGACTTTTCAGAAGTCAATGTTTTGCGTGACAACGGCTGCAATTCAAGGGTTAGCACCGCATCCGTTAAATACATCTGATCCGAAGCAGCGGCAAGCAAATCGGGCGTATTTAGAAAGTTGGATGAATCGATTTACTGAGTCTCGTCTGGCAGAAGTTAATAAGCCGGACGAACGATATTGCCAGCTATTTCCGGAGAGATAA
- a CDS encoding NADH-quinone oxidoreductase subunit M, with protein MLSALIWVPILAAALIGFWPTAMTPVRSRQLALVIAGGLFIWTLILLSKFDAGAAGFQFTESMPWIEALGLTYNLGMDGLSLPLIVLNGLLTWIAIYSSDEDVQRPRFYYALLFLLNAGVVGAFLAQDLLLFFLFYELELIPLYFLIAIWGGQRRGYAAIKFLIYTAISGILVLASFLGLVWFTGASTFAYDSQLAQALPLGTQMLLLGGILLAFGIKIPLVPFHTWLPDAHVEASTPISVLLAGVLLKLGTYGLLRFGLGLFPDAWAAWAPWLASWAVVSVLYGAFSAIAQTDMKKMVAYSSIGHMGYILLACAAATPLSVLGAVFQMISHGLISALLFLLVGVVYKKAGSRDLRIIEGLLNPERGLPMIGSLMVLGVMASAGIPGMAGFIAEFIVFRGSYPVFPVQTLLAMVGTGLTAVYFLLLTNRAFFGRLSKRVINLPQVRWSDRTPAIILSVVIVVLGMQPSWMVRWSEATTTAMLNKPPVTLTLSTIPESQK; from the coding sequence ATGCTTAGTGCCTTAATTTGGGTGCCAATACTCGCTGCTGCTCTCATTGGGTTCTGGCCAACAGCAATGACGCCGGTTCGGTCGCGCCAGCTAGCTTTAGTGATTGCCGGCGGGCTGTTTATCTGGACGCTGATTCTGCTCAGCAAGTTTGATGCCGGCGCGGCGGGGTTTCAGTTTACCGAGTCCATGCCCTGGATTGAAGCGTTAGGTTTGACCTATAACCTCGGTATGGATGGTTTATCTTTACCACTGATCGTTTTAAATGGTTTACTCACCTGGATTGCCATTTACAGCAGTGATGAAGATGTGCAGCGGCCTCGATTTTATTACGCTTTACTCTTTTTACTCAATGCCGGTGTTGTCGGCGCATTTTTAGCACAAGATTTGCTGCTGTTTTTCTTATTTTATGAGCTGGAACTCATTCCGCTGTACTTCTTAATTGCCATTTGGGGCGGACAGCGGCGCGGTTATGCAGCCATCAAATTTCTCATTTACACAGCAATTTCTGGAATTCTGGTTTTAGCATCATTTTTAGGATTGGTTTGGTTCACCGGCGCTTCAACCTTTGCTTACGATTCGCAACTCGCTCAAGCCTTACCTTTAGGAACACAAATGTTGCTGCTGGGCGGAATTTTGCTGGCATTTGGCATAAAAATTCCTCTGGTTCCCTTTCACACTTGGTTGCCAGACGCTCACGTTGAGGCATCTACCCCCATTTCAGTGCTGCTGGCTGGGGTGCTCTTAAAATTGGGCACCTATGGACTGCTGCGGTTTGGCTTGGGCTTGTTTCCCGATGCGTGGGCAGCTTGGGCACCCTGGTTGGCTAGCTGGGCAGTAGTGAGTGTGCTCTACGGCGCATTCAGTGCAATCGCCCAAACAGATATGAAAAAAATGGTAGCCTACTCCTCGATTGGGCACATGGGCTACATTCTTTTGGCGTGTGCTGCCGCTACACCCCTGAGTGTGCTGGGGGCGGTTTTCCAGATGATCAGCCACGGTTTGATTTCAGCGCTGCTGTTTTTGCTGGTTGGAGTTGTTTACAAGAAAGCCGGCAGCCGTGACTTGAGAATTATCGAAGGATTGCTCAACCCGGAACGTGGTTTACCCATGATTGGTAGTTTGATGGTGTTGGGCGTGATGGCGAGCGCCGGCATTCCAGGTATGGCGGGATTTATTGCGGAATTTATAGTTTTTCGCGGCAGTTACCCCGTTTTTCCTGTGCAAACGCTGCTGGCGATGGTGGGAACCGGCTTAACGGCGGTTTACTTCCTGCTTTTAACCAACCGTGCCTTTTTTGGCCGGCTGTCTAAGCGGGTGATTAACTTACCTCAAGTTCGGTGGTCAGATCGCACGCCGGCGATTATTTTAAGCGTAGTCATTGTTGTTCTGGGAATGCAGCCAAGCTGGATGGTGCGCTGGAGTGAGGCGACGACAACCGCAATGCTGAACAAACCCCCAGTAACCTTGACGCTATCCACTATCCCGGAAAGTCAAAAGTAA
- a CDS encoding NAD(P)H-quinone oxidoreductase subunit F, which produces MRDFFLQTSWWIPFYGLIGGILTLPWSIGAIRRTGPRPAAYFNLLMTVLAFAHGWILFNSTWNQEPQEVIIHWLQTADLDLSLALDISSVSVGAMELITGLSLLAQVFALGYMEKDWALARFFALMGFFEAAMSGLAISNSLFLTYALLEILTLSTYLLVGFWYAQPLVVTAARDAFLTKRVGDILLLMGVVALATMSGSLNFPDLYEWAETAHLSPAAANLLGLALIAGPIGKCAQFPLHLWLDEAMEGPNPASILRNSVVVACGAYVLIKLQPILVLSPAAQTALIVLGTMTAIGACLVAIAQIDIKRALSHSTSAYLGLVFIAVGLQWTGFALLLLFAHAIAKALLFMSIGSVIITTNNQNLTEMGGLWSRMPATTTAFIVGSAGLVGLLPLGGFWALRQGVDVFWVSHPWVVAVVLLVNFLTAINLTRVFRLVFLGKPQPKTRRAPEVPWPMAVPMVSMTVITLLAPLMMLHLSLLPDWAYLNPAAVALLILSGLGGVIVGSSLYLERSWSRSILSPVRFVQDLLSYDFYIDRLYRLTVVFAVEQFSRITAWVDRYVVDGAVNLVGLSAIFSGESLKYNVSGQSQFYVLTILLGVSALVILMMGYVQ; this is translated from the coding sequence ATGAGAGACTTCTTCCTCCAAACAAGTTGGTGGATACCTTTCTATGGCTTAATTGGCGGGATATTAACCTTGCCGTGGTCAATCGGGGCGATCCGCCGCACGGGGCCACGACCGGCAGCCTACTTTAACCTGTTGATGACCGTCTTGGCTTTTGCTCACGGGTGGATACTCTTCAACTCCACCTGGAACCAAGAACCCCAAGAGGTCATAATCCACTGGCTGCAAACAGCAGATTTAGATTTATCCTTGGCCCTAGACATTTCCAGCGTCAGTGTGGGGGCAATGGAACTGATAACAGGTTTAAGTCTGCTAGCGCAAGTCTTTGCCCTCGGCTACATGGAGAAAGACTGGGCGCTGGCTCGCTTTTTTGCCCTCATGGGATTTTTTGAGGCGGCGATGAGTGGGCTTGCCATCAGTAACTCTTTATTTCTCACCTACGCCCTGCTAGAAATTCTCACCCTTTCCACCTATTTACTGGTGGGATTTTGGTACGCCCAGCCGCTGGTGGTGACGGCAGCGCGAGATGCCTTTTTGACCAAGCGGGTGGGAGATATCCTGTTGCTGATGGGCGTTGTGGCGCTGGCAACGATGTCGGGAAGCTTGAACTTTCCCGATCTGTATGAGTGGGCAGAAACAGCCCATCTCTCTCCCGCAGCAGCTAACCTCTTAGGCTTAGCGTTGATTGCTGGACCCATCGGCAAGTGCGCTCAATTTCCCTTGCATCTTTGGCTAGATGAAGCGATGGAGGGGCCAAACCCGGCTTCTATCTTGCGAAACTCAGTCGTTGTCGCTTGCGGCGCTTATGTGTTGATTAAACTACAGCCCATATTGGTGCTCTCGCCGGCAGCGCAAACAGCACTTATTGTTTTAGGCACGATGACAGCAATTGGTGCCTGTTTGGTGGCGATCGCCCAAATTGATATCAAGCGAGCTTTGTCTCATTCCACCAGCGCTTATTTAGGGCTGGTGTTTATCGCAGTGGGGCTACAATGGACGGGGTTTGCCCTGCTATTGCTGTTTGCCCATGCGATCGCAAAAGCACTTTTATTCATGAGCATTGGCTCTGTGATTATAACAACCAACAACCAAAACCTCACAGAAATGGGCGGGCTTTGGTCACGGATGCCGGCAACCACCACAGCTTTTATCGTGGGTTCTGCTGGTTTAGTGGGACTGCTGCCTTTAGGCGGTTTTTGGGCGCTTAGACAAGGCGTTGATGTTTTTTGGGTCAGCCATCCTTGGGTCGTGGCAGTTGTGTTATTGGTTAACTTCCTCACCGCAATTAATTTAACCCGCGTGTTTCGTCTGGTGTTTTTAGGCAAGCCCCAGCCTAAGACTCGCCGCGCCCCCGAAGTTCCCTGGCCGATGGCAGTACCAATGGTGTCTATGACAGTGATCACGCTGTTAGCGCCGCTGATGATGCTGCACTTGTCACTGTTGCCAGACTGGGCGTACCTGAACCCAGCCGCTGTCGCGCTGCTAATTTTATCGGGCTTAGGCGGCGTTATTGTGGGCAGTTCGCTTTATTTGGAAAGATCTTGGTCTAGATCGATTCTCTCACCTGTGAGATTTGTACAAGACTTGTTATCTTACGATTTCTACATTGACCGGCTTTACCGCCTCACGGTTGTTTTTGCTGTCGAGCAATTTTCAAGGATTACAGCTTGGGTTGACCGCTATGTGGTAGATGGAGCTGTTAACTTGGTGGGACTGAGCGCTATTTTTAGCGGGGAAAGCTTGAAGTACAATGTTTCTGGTCAGTCGCAATTTTATGTACTAACTATCCTCTTAGGAGTCAGCGCTTTAGTGATTCTAATGATGGGTTATGTGCAATAA
- a CDS encoding carbon dioxide-concentrating mechanism protein CcmK: MSIAVGMIETKGFPAVVEAADAMVKAARVTLVGYEKIGSGRCTVIVRGDVSEVQASVAAGVESVKRVNGGEVLSTHIIARPHENLEYVLPIRYTEAVEQFRSY; encoded by the coding sequence ATGTCAATCGCAGTTGGAATGATTGAAACCAAAGGCTTTCCGGCTGTCGTGGAAGCCGCTGATGCGATGGTCAAAGCCGCTCGCGTCACCCTCGTGGGTTATGAAAAAATCGGCAGTGGTCGCTGTACCGTTATTGTCCGGGGGGATGTCTCAGAGGTGCAAGCCTCTGTCGCCGCTGGGGTTGAATCAGTAAAGCGGGTCAATGGGGGAGAAGTCTTGTCCACCCACATCATCGCCCGTCCGCATGAAAACCTAGAGTACGTTCTGCCCATTCGTTACACCGAAGCAGTTGAACAGTTCCGAAGCTACTAA
- a CDS encoding carbon dioxide-concentrating mechanism protein CcmK: MSIAVGMVETLGFPAVVEAADAMVKAARVTLVGYEKIGSGRVTVIVRGDVSEVQASVSAGVENVKRVNGGQVLSTHIIARPHENLEYVLPIRYTEAVEQFRESLGGIRSIGRP; the protein is encoded by the coding sequence ATGTCAATTGCAGTTGGAATGGTAGAAACACTCGGCTTTCCGGCAGTCGTAGAAGCAGCCGATGCAATGGTTAAAGCCGCCCGCGTCACCCTCGTGGGCTATGAAAAAATCGGCAGCGGTCGTGTAACCGTTATTGTGCGCGGGGATGTCTCTGAAGTGCAAGCCTCTGTTTCCGCCGGCGTAGAAAATGTCAAGCGCGTGAATGGCGGACAAGTCTTGTCTACCCACATCATCGCCCGTCCTCACGAGAACCTAGAGTACGTTCTGCCCATTCGTTACACCGAAGCCGTTGAACAGTTTCGTGAAAGCCTGGGTGGCATTCGCTCGATTGGCAGACCGTAA
- a CDS encoding EutN/CcmL family microcompartment protein — MQMAKVRGTIVSTQKEPSLRGSKLLLLQLLDEEGRPLPGYEVAADTVGAGVDEWVLVTRGSAARQVPGNENRPLDALVVAIIDTVSVDNRLLYSKKDQYR, encoded by the coding sequence ATGCAAATGGCCAAAGTTCGGGGCACGATCGTCAGCACCCAAAAGGAACCAAGTCTTAGAGGCTCTAAACTGCTTCTGTTGCAACTCCTAGATGAGGAGGGACGCCCTTTGCCCGGATATGAGGTGGCAGCGGATACCGTCGGGGCCGGCGTTGATGAGTGGGTTCTTGTCACCCGGGGCAGTGCCGCCCGCCAAGTTCCAGGGAATGAAAATCGGCCCCTCGATGCTTTGGTTGTGGCGATTATCGATACCGTAAGTGTGGACAATCGCCTGCTTTACAGCAAGAAAGACCAATATCGATAA
- a CDS encoding ribulose bisphosphate carboxylase small subunit, whose product MPARNQAAPPTPWSKNLAKPSIHETAFVHPFSNIIGDVSIGENVMVAPGTYIRADEGSPFHIGEGTNVQDGVVIHGLEQGRVIGDDQKSYSVWIGSNASITHLSLIHGPAYVGDECFIGFRSTVFNARVGKGCIVMMHALIQDVEIPPGKYVPSGAVITNQQQADRLPDVQEDDLHFSRHVVGINDALRIGYQCAQDAGCITIVRDEKGTSNTTKSNNGNGSRGRSMQSKSLSAEVVEQVRQILAQGYKIGMEHADERRFQTSSWKSCTPIQSGREADVFAELEGCLAEHQGEYVRLIGIDTKAKRRVQEIIVQRPHDKASNRSTTAAPASLGRNRSGGSASGSGANLDSDLNAQIRQLLGQGYRVGAEYADERRFQTSSWKSCGPIESNREADVVAALEGCIAEHQGEYVRLIGIDPKAKRRVLETIIQRPNGRVSKSSAPASAQVSRSAHSSASVSSSTIASETIEQVRQLMAQGYKIGTEHADERRFQTSSWKSCSPIEGTRESDVVAALEACIAEHQGEYVRLIGIDPKAKRRVLETIIQRPNATASRR is encoded by the coding sequence ATGCCAGCCCGCAATCAAGCGGCGCCCCCAACCCCCTGGTCAAAGAATTTGGCAAAACCCAGTATTCATGAAACCGCCTTCGTGCATCCTTTCTCCAACATTATTGGAGATGTCAGCATCGGCGAGAATGTCATGGTTGCGCCAGGAACTTATATCCGGGCCGATGAAGGCAGCCCTTTCCATATCGGTGAAGGCACGAATGTTCAAGATGGGGTGGTGATTCACGGACTTGAGCAAGGCCGCGTGATAGGGGATGACCAAAAAAGCTATTCAGTCTGGATCGGCAGCAATGCTTCAATTACGCACTTATCACTGATTCACGGGCCAGCTTATGTCGGGGATGAGTGCTTTATTGGCTTTCGTTCGACCGTATTTAATGCTCGCGTAGGTAAAGGTTGCATCGTGATGATGCACGCCTTGATCCAAGATGTGGAGATTCCCCCAGGAAAATACGTTCCTTCGGGGGCTGTGATTACCAACCAGCAGCAAGCCGACCGACTGCCAGACGTTCAAGAAGACGATCTGCATTTTTCTCGCCATGTGGTGGGAATTAATGATGCACTGCGAATTGGGTATCAGTGCGCTCAGGATGCTGGCTGTATTACCATCGTCCGTGATGAGAAAGGAACATCTAATACAACAAAATCTAATAATGGTAATGGCTCAAGAGGTCGTTCGATGCAGAGTAAGAGTTTGAGTGCCGAGGTCGTTGAACAGGTGCGCCAAATATTGGCACAAGGTTACAAGATTGGCATGGAACACGCCGATGAGCGCCGGTTCCAAACCAGTTCTTGGAAAAGTTGTACGCCAATTCAGTCTGGTCGTGAAGCAGACGTGTTTGCTGAACTGGAAGGGTGCTTAGCCGAACATCAAGGCGAGTACGTGCGCCTGATCGGGATTGACACCAAAGCTAAGCGTCGGGTACAGGAGATCATTGTTCAGCGGCCCCATGATAAGGCATCCAACCGCTCGACAACAGCTGCACCGGCATCATTAGGACGCAACCGCAGTGGCGGGTCTGCATCGGGCAGTGGTGCCAACCTCGATAGCGATTTGAACGCTCAAATCCGGCAGCTTTTGGGTCAAGGATACCGGGTTGGTGCAGAATATGCCGATGAGCGCCGGTTCCAAACCAGTTCTTGGAAGAGCTGCGGGCCGATTGAATCGAATCGCGAAGCCGATGTAGTGGCTGCCCTAGAAGGTTGCATAGCTGAACATCAAGGCGAGTACGTGCGCTTGATTGGCATTGACCCCAAAGCCAAGCGCCGCGTGCTGGAGACGATTATCCAGCGGCCTAATGGCAGGGTGTCTAAGTCTTCTGCCCCCGCCTCGGCACAGGTCTCTCGTTCAGCTCATTCGAGTGCATCCGTCAGCAGTTCTACCATCGCTAGCGAAACGATCGAGCAGGTGCGCCAACTGATGGCTCAAGGATACAAGATTGGCACGGAACACGCCGACGAGCGCCGGTTCCAAACCAGTTCTTGGAAGAGCTGTAGCCCGATAGAAGGGACTCGTGAATCTGATGTGGTGGCTGCCCTAGAAGCTTGCATCGCTGAACATCAAGGCGAATACGTGCGCCTGATTGGCATTGACCCCAAAGCCAAGCGCCGCGTGCTGGAGACGATTATCCAGCGGCCTAATGCTACGGCTTCGCGTCGCTAA
- a CDS encoding carbon dioxide concentrating mechanism protein, whose product MYLPLLRPIGSADFFVSGDVVIDECAAIAPGVILQADAGCRITIAAGACVGMGAILHAHQGNLEVAAGAIIGAGVLVVGTSKIGANACIGACSTILSSDIEQKQVVPAGSVFGDSSRQRGLTPEPPADTHVAGPNDSVEPSNPEVSETPANTPESTDPTPDAAASDTTEAAPEVPAQPQTATHGQRQLNRLMLTLFPHGQSLNRNSPNGPSAGAP is encoded by the coding sequence ATGTATTTGCCGCTACTGCGACCGATAGGCAGCGCTGACTTTTTTGTTAGTGGCGATGTGGTCATTGATGAGTGTGCGGCGATCGCGCCGGGGGTGATTCTGCAAGCAGATGCCGGCTGTCGGATAACTATCGCTGCCGGTGCGTGCGTCGGTATGGGCGCGATTCTCCACGCACACCAAGGAAACTTGGAGGTGGCGGCGGGCGCGATCATCGGGGCAGGGGTGCTGGTAGTGGGCACTAGCAAAATTGGAGCTAATGCTTGCATCGGTGCGTGCTCTACGATTTTGTCTAGCGACATTGAGCAAAAGCAAGTGGTGCCGGCAGGTTCGGTATTTGGAGACAGCAGCCGTCAGAGGGGGCTAACTCCAGAACCCCCGGCTGATACTCATGTAGCCGGCCCAAATGACTCGGTTGAACCGTCAAATCCTGAGGTCAGCGAGACTCCCGCAAATACACCTGAAAGCACCGATCCGACTCCTGACGCCGCTGCTTCTGACACGACCGAGGCAGCACCAGAAGTCCCCGCACAGCCTCAGACGGCAACCCACGGCCAACGTCAATTAAATCGGCTAATGCTGACTTTGTTTCCTCACGGCCAGTCCTTAAATCGCAACTCGCCAAACGGGCCGTCTGCCGGTGCGCCCTAG
- a CDS encoding BMC domain-containing protein: MRELRKQLPAPLEQTRELDPLRESALGLVSTRSFPAIVGTADMMVKSAGVTLVGYEKIGSGYCTAIVRGKIADVRIAVEAGADTAEQFGQLISKVVLARPLPNLDAILPIGTRWNEMVQGNSYSRLSNQAIGLLETRGFPAMVGAADAMLKSADVQLAAYETIGDGLCTVIIRGSVADVAVAVEAGMYEAERIGDFNSLMVIPRPLEDLEKTLPVASCWIEQHKPLLMPINVKEKEKQAEKELVQLPDLEKLPAPKEAEKELVELPELKELPKQKEQQADP, encoded by the coding sequence ATGAGGGAATTAAGAAAACAACTGCCGGCTCCCCTCGAACAAACGAGGGAATTAGACCCGCTTCGGGAAAGTGCCCTAGGCTTAGTCTCGACGCGGAGTTTTCCAGCCATCGTTGGGACTGCCGACATGATGGTGAAGTCTGCCGGCGTGACTTTAGTGGGGTACGAAAAAATTGGCAGCGGTTATTGCACAGCCATCGTGCGGGGCAAAATTGCCGATGTCAGAATCGCTGTGGAAGCAGGGGCAGACACGGCTGAACAGTTTGGCCAGTTAATATCAAAGGTGGTACTCGCCCGACCCTTGCCTAACTTAGATGCGATCTTACCGATCGGCACTCGTTGGAATGAGATGGTTCAAGGCAACAGTTACAGTCGCTTGAGCAATCAAGCCATCGGTCTTTTGGAAACGCGGGGGTTTCCGGCAATGGTGGGCGCGGCTGATGCCATGCTCAAGTCAGCCGATGTACAACTGGCTGCTTATGAAACGATTGGGGATGGCCTGTGTACGGTGATTATCCGGGGTTCCGTGGCGGATGTCGCCGTGGCAGTTGAGGCCGGTATGTATGAGGCTGAGCGGATAGGGGACTTTAACTCGTTAATGGTGATTCCCCGGCCTTTGGAGGATTTGGAGAAAACGCTGCCGGTGGCGAGTTGCTGGATCGAGCAACACAAACCTCTGTTAATGCCAATAAATGTTAAGGAGAAAGAGAAGCAGGCGGAAAAAGAACTCGTACAGTTACCAGATTTAGAAAAGTTGCCGGCTCCTAAAGAGGCTGAGAAGGAACTTGTGGAACTTCCTGAGTTGAAGGAGTTACCCAAACAGAAAGAACAACAGGCAGACCCATAA
- a CDS encoding LysR family transcriptional regulator, translating to MKQATLHQLKVFEAAARHGSFTRAAEELFLTQPTVSMQVKQLTKAVGLPLFEQVGKRLYLTDAGRELLATCREVFERLSQFEMTVADMKGLKQGQLRLGVVTTAKYFVPRLLGPFCRRYPGIDISLQVTNHEGLLDRLNDNLDELQIMSQPPTSFDVSCHPFLENPLEVLAPHDHPLAGQKNIPIERLTGEPFIIREPGSGTRGAVQRMFEEHGIKLKIRLELGSNEAIKQAIAGGLGISVLSRHVLALEGGTSMLTILDVENFPIRQQWYVIYPKGKQLSVVARAFFDYLLDEGKRVAEDTAALKFRE from the coding sequence TTGAAGCAGGCAACGCTTCATCAATTGAAGGTTTTTGAAGCGGCTGCACGGCACGGTAGCTTTACCCGCGCAGCCGAAGAATTGTTTCTCACTCAACCCACAGTCTCAATGCAAGTGAAGCAGCTGACAAAGGCAGTCGGTTTGCCACTGTTTGAACAGGTGGGGAAGCGGCTTTATCTCACAGATGCCGGTCGCGAACTGCTGGCCACCTGCCGAGAGGTATTCGAGCGGCTCTCTCAATTTGAGATGACAGTCGCAGATATGAAGGGTCTCAAACAGGGCCAACTGCGGCTAGGCGTTGTCACGACCGCTAAATACTTTGTGCCGCGTTTACTCGGCCCATTTTGTCGGCGCTATCCCGGAATTGATATCTCCCTCCAGGTGACCAACCACGAAGGCTTATTAGACCGCCTGAATGACAACCTGGACGAACTGCAAATTATGAGCCAACCCCCAACCAGCTTTGACGTTAGCTGCCACCCTTTTCTGGAAAATCCCCTGGAGGTGTTGGCACCGCACGATCATCCACTGGCGGGACAAAAAAACATCCCCATAGAGCGCCTCACCGGCGAACCCTTTATCATTCGTGAGCCTGGATCGGGAACGCGGGGAGCGGTGCAGAGAATGTTTGAGGAACACGGCATTAAGCTCAAGATCCGGCTAGAACTGGGCAGCAATGAGGCAATTAAGCAAGCGATTGCCGGCGGCTTAGGAATATCCGTTTTATCTCGCCATGTTTTAGCCCTAGAAGGGGGCACAAGTATGCTGACAATTTTGGATGTAGAAAACTTTCCTATCCGCCAGCAGTGGTATGTCATCTATCCCAAGGGCAAACAGCTCTCGGTTGTTGCACGCGCATTTTTTGATTATCTGCTTGATGAAGGCAAGCGGGTAGCCGAAGACACAGCAGCGCTCAAATTTAGGGAATAA
- a CDS encoding glycosyltransferase family 4 protein, which yields MKIAQVSPLWERVPPPAYGGIELVVGHITDELVRRGHEVTLFASGDSETLARLESVHPRALRSDPNVRESGIYEMLQLSRVYEQAAEFDIIHSHMGCAALPFCNLVKTPTVHTLHGVLTPDNRKLFSHHRQQPYISISDAQREPGMNYIRTVYNGINPQDYPFNPQPQNPPYLAFLGRLSPEKGPQHAIAIARATRWRLKMAGKLDAVDRQFYERELAPLIDGKQIEYLGEVNHSEKVELLANAAATLFPISWREPFGLVMIESMAVGTPVLGMGLGSVPEVIAPGTTGFVCQSYEEMATLIPAALEMNRQTCRDRVLSNFSVSTMVDEYEAAYQQVLEGRICNINGHILDPRVSA from the coding sequence ATGAAAATCGCTCAAGTTTCACCGTTGTGGGAACGAGTTCCGCCTCCTGCTTACGGCGGCATTGAATTGGTTGTGGGCCACATAACCGATGAACTGGTTCGTCGGGGCCATGAAGTAACCTTATTTGCCTCTGGTGATTCTGAAACCTTAGCGCGGTTAGAATCTGTTCACCCCCGCGCCTTGCGTTCAGACCCGAATGTGCGAGAATCCGGAATTTATGAAATGCTGCAACTGAGCCGCGTCTACGAACAGGCAGCAGAGTTTGACATTATCCACTCCCACATGGGATGTGCTGCCCTGCCCTTTTGTAATTTGGTTAAAACGCCGACTGTCCACACGCTTCATGGCGTTTTAACACCCGACAACCGTAAATTATTTAGCCATCACCGGCAGCAACCTTATATCAGCATTAGCGACGCCCAGCGAGAACCGGGAATGAACTACATTCGCACGGTTTACAACGGCATCAACCCTCAAGATTACCCCTTCAACCCTCAACCTCAAAACCCTCCCTACCTGGCTTTTTTGGGGCGTCTTTCTCCAGAAAAAGGCCCCCAACACGCCATTGCCATTGCCCGCGCCACCCGCTGGCGTTTAAAGATGGCCGGCAAGCTAGATGCAGTTGACCGGCAGTTTTATGAACGTGAACTCGCTCCTCTCATTGATGGCAAACAAATCGAATATTTGGGTGAAGTCAACCATTCCGAAAAAGTTGAACTCTTAGCCAATGCTGCCGCTACTTTATTTCCCATTAGCTGGCGTGAACCTTTTGGCCTGGTAATGATTGAGTCAATGGCTGTTGGTACTCCTGTGCTTGGCATGGGGCTAGGTTCGGTTCCAGAAGTAATTGCCCCCGGTACAACCGGCTTCGTTTGCCAAAGCTATGAAGAGATGGCAACTTTGATCCCCGCTGCTTTAGAAATGAACAGACAAACCTGCCGAGATCGGGTATTAAGTAACTTCAGCGTAAGCACAATGGTTGATGAATATGAGGCCGCTTATCAACAAGTTTTAGAAGGTCGAATATGTAATATCAATGGTCATATCCTTGATCCCCGTGTGTCTGCCTAG